In the genome of Muntiacus reevesi chromosome 5, mMunRee1.1, whole genome shotgun sequence, one region contains:
- the LOC136168790 gene encoding pregnancy-associated glycoprotein 2-like — protein MLRTQSVLSTSIENGSMKWLGLLGLVTLSECIVIIPLTQMKTMRETLRERNLLTDFSEEHPYSLSQNATNDQNIIYHPVRNYKDLVCIGSINIGTPPQEFQVLFDTGSSSLWVPSIYCQSPSCYKHKSFIPQNSSTFQATNQIFNIKYSSGMINGYLGYDTVRIGKLVSVAQPFGLSLKEFGFEALPFDGILGLGYPRPTVVGATPVFDNLRKQGVISEPVFAFYLSSQQENRSVVMFGGVDRAYYKGELNWVPVSQVGMWLINMDSISVNRTVVACKRGCQALLDTGTSLLLGPRGPVSKIQNLIHARPFGHEHLVSCQTIGTLPPVVFTINGIDYPVPAQAYIQSLSGRCFSNFLVRRQRVNESETWILGDVFLRLYFSVFDRGNNRIGLAPAV, from the exons ATGCTCAGAACTCAATCTGTCCTGAGTACTTCAATCGAGAACGGAAGCATGAAGTGGCTTGGACTCCTTGGGCTGGTAACTCTCTCAGAGTGCATAGTCAT AATCCCTCTTACGCAAATGAAGACCATGCGAGAAACCCTAAGGGAAAGAAACTTGCTGACAGATTTCTCTGAGGAACACCCTTACAGTCTGTCCCAGAATGCCACTAATGACCAAAACATAATTTATCATCCCGTGAGGAACTACAAGGAT CTTGTCTGCATCGGCAGCATCAACATTGGAACACCCCCTCAGGAGTTCCAGGTCCTCTTTGACACCGGCTCATCTAGCTTGTGGGTGCCCTCCATATACTGCCAGAGTCCCAGCTGCT ATAAACACAAGAGCTTCATCCCTCAAAACTCCTCCACCTTCCAGGCCACGAACCAGATCTTCAATATCAAATACAGCTCTGGGATGATAAACGGATATCTTGGCTATGACACCGTTCGG ATCGGGAAACTGGTTAGTGTGGCCCAGCCATTTGGCCTGAGTCTAAAGGAGTTTGGGTTTGAAGCTTTACCCTTTGATGGCATCCTGGGACTAGGTTACCCCCGCCCCACTGTCGTAGGGGCCACCCCGGTCTTCGACAACCTGAGGAAACAAGGAGTCATTTCTGAGCCTGTCTTTGCCTTCTACTTGAGCAG tcaacaggaGAACCGCAGCGTGGTGATGTTTGGAGGGGTGGACCGTGCCTATTATAAGGGAGAACTCAACTGGGTACCAGTGTCCCAAGTGGGCATGTGGCTTATAAACATGGACAG CATCTCTGTGAACAGGACAGTGGTTGCTTGTAAACGTGGCTGCCAGGCCCTCTTGGATACGGGGACTTCCCTTCTGCTTGGCCCAAGAGGACCGGTCAGCAAAATCCAGAATCTCATCCACGCCAGGCCCTTTGGTCATGAG CACTTGGTTTCCTGCCAAACCATCGGGACACTGCCTCCTGTTGTCTTCACTATCAATGGAATAGACTATCCAGTACCTGCCCAAGCTTACATCCAA AGTTTGTCGGGCAGGTGCTTCAGCAACTTTCTCGTGCGCCGACAGCGTGTCAACGAGTCAGAGACCTGGATCCTGGGTGACGTCTTCCTGAGGCTGTATTTCTCGGTTTTCGATCGAGGAAACAACAGGATTGGCCTGGCTCCCGCAGTGTAA